One Amycolatopsis sp. NBC_00355 genomic window carries:
- a CDS encoding ricin-type beta-trefoil lectin domain protein gives MVAVVVLAGGVVAGAAPAEAATSITINGGSAGRTFDGVGAVSGGGGNSRLLIDYPEPQRGQILDYLFKPGYGAALQILKVEMGGDTNSTSGAEPSHAHFRGDLDCNRGYEWWLMGQAKARNPGIKLVGLPWGAPGWIGNGTFFSNDLTDYYLSWLGCAKQHGLTMDYLTTVQNEKQWSADWTVTIRNALNANGYSAVKLISGDSWPGDWGPASAVSTNTAYRNATDVLSAHYTCGYLSAQTSCSVPASVTNTGKTLWSSENGSQDYNDGAKPLARGINRVYLDGKMTAYLNWDLIAATTPNIPWPTVGLVLANQPWSGYYSVGKDAWALAHTTQFTAPGWKYLDASSGYLGGNRANGSYVSLKSPTTFDYSTIIETMDATSAQTLNLNVTGGLSTGQVHVWASNLNSNNPADHFVHTTDITPSGGAFSLTAQPGYQYTITTTTGQGKGTATSPSQGSLNLPYSDNFDGYAKGKEAKYLMDMEGAFETSSCGAGRSGTCVRQAAPQKTIPWKKFVDPYALLGNVAWSNYTVNVDALLEKSGYVELLGRVGSQDTGNQGAVNAYYLRVSDTGAWSIRRNNTSQQVTTLRSGTTTGLGTNSWHKLSLGFSGSTITASVDGAVLGTVTDSTFPAGQAGIGTSTGETAQFDNLAVTGSGGGSTSVLRNTASSRCLDVPSASQTNGTQVTLWDCNGGGNQQWTLTSGKQLQVYGAKCLDAEGASTAAGTRVIIWDCAGGTNQQWNAATDGTITGVQSGLCLGPSGTGNSAPVTLQACTGGDAQKWARS, from the coding sequence ATGGTCGCCGTCGTCGTCCTGGCCGGCGGTGTGGTGGCCGGGGCCGCGCCGGCCGAGGCCGCCACCTCGATCACGATCAACGGCGGATCGGCCGGCCGCACGTTCGACGGCGTCGGCGCGGTCAGCGGCGGGGGCGGGAACAGCCGCCTGCTGATCGACTACCCCGAACCCCAGCGCGGCCAGATCCTCGACTACCTGTTCAAGCCGGGCTACGGCGCCGCGCTGCAGATCCTCAAGGTGGAGATGGGCGGGGACACCAACTCCACCAGCGGCGCGGAGCCTAGCCACGCGCACTTCCGCGGCGATCTGGACTGCAACCGCGGGTACGAGTGGTGGCTCATGGGGCAGGCCAAGGCACGCAACCCCGGCATCAAGCTCGTGGGCCTGCCCTGGGGCGCGCCGGGCTGGATCGGCAACGGCACCTTCTTCTCCAACGACTTGACCGACTACTACCTTTCGTGGCTCGGGTGCGCCAAGCAGCACGGGCTGACGATGGACTACCTCACGACCGTCCAGAACGAGAAGCAGTGGAGCGCCGACTGGACCGTCACGATCCGCAACGCGCTCAACGCCAACGGGTACAGCGCCGTCAAGCTCATCTCCGGTGACTCGTGGCCGGGGGACTGGGGACCCGCGAGCGCCGTGTCGACCAACACGGCCTACCGCAACGCCACCGATGTGCTCAGCGCCCACTACACGTGCGGCTACCTCAGCGCGCAGACGTCCTGCAGTGTCCCGGCCAGCGTCACCAACACGGGTAAGACCCTGTGGTCCAGCGAGAACGGTTCCCAGGACTACAACGACGGCGCCAAGCCGCTGGCCCGCGGCATCAACCGCGTCTACCTCGACGGCAAGATGACCGCGTACCTCAACTGGGACCTCATCGCCGCCACCACGCCGAACATCCCCTGGCCGACCGTGGGCCTGGTGCTGGCCAACCAGCCGTGGTCGGGCTACTACTCGGTCGGCAAGGACGCCTGGGCCCTGGCGCACACCACCCAGTTCACCGCACCCGGCTGGAAGTACCTCGACGCCTCCAGCGGCTACCTCGGCGGCAACCGCGCCAACGGCAGCTACGTCTCGCTGAAGTCCCCGACCACCTTCGACTACAGCACGATCATCGAAACCATGGACGCCACTTCGGCCCAGACGCTGAACCTGAACGTCACCGGCGGCCTGTCCACCGGCCAGGTGCACGTGTGGGCGTCCAACCTGAACTCGAACAACCCCGCGGACCACTTCGTGCACACGACCGACATCACGCCGTCCGGCGGAGCCTTCTCCCTGACCGCCCAACCCGGCTACCAGTACACGATCACGACCACCACCGGACAGGGCAAGGGCACCGCGACCAGCCCGTCGCAGGGGTCGCTGAACCTGCCCTACAGCGACAACTTCGACGGGTACGCGAAGGGCAAGGAAGCCAAGTACCTGATGGACATGGAGGGCGCCTTCGAGACGTCGTCGTGTGGCGCCGGCCGCTCCGGCACGTGCGTGCGCCAGGCCGCGCCGCAGAAGACGATCCCCTGGAAGAAGTTCGTCGATCCGTACGCGCTGCTGGGCAACGTGGCCTGGAGCAACTACACGGTCAACGTGGACGCGCTGCTGGAGAAGTCGGGGTACGTCGAGCTGCTCGGCCGGGTCGGCTCGCAGGACACGGGCAACCAGGGCGCGGTGAACGCCTACTACCTGCGGGTCAGCGACACCGGCGCGTGGTCGATCCGGCGCAACAACACCAGCCAGCAGGTCACCACCCTGCGCAGCGGCACGACGACCGGGCTGGGCACCAACAGCTGGCACAAGCTGTCCCTGGGCTTCTCCGGCAGTACCATCACCGCTTCGGTCGACGGCGCCGTGCTCGGCACGGTCACCGACAGCACCTTCCCGGCCGGCCAGGCCGGGATCGGCACGAGCACGGGGGAGACCGCCCAGTTCGACAACCTCGCCGTGACGGGCTCGGGCGGCGGATCGACCTCCGTGCTGCGCAACACCGCTTCGAGCCGGTGCCTCGATGTCCCGAGCGCGTCGCAGACCAACGGCACCCAGGTCACGTTGTGGGACTGCAACGGCGGCGGCAACCAGCAGTGGACGCTCACCTCCGGCAAGCAGCTCCAGGTGTACGGCGCCAAGTGCCTCGACGCCGAGGGGGCGAGCACGGCCGCGGGCACCCGGGTGATCATCTGGGACTGCGCGGGTGGCACCAACCAGCAGTGGAACGCCGCCACCGACGGCACGATCACCGGCGTCCAATCAGGACTGTGCCTCGGCCCGAGCGGCACCGGGAACAGCGCACCGGTGACCCTGCA
- a CDS encoding alpha-L-fucosidase encodes MPEFSRRTMLGLITVSGAATAGLLRGGAAWATAGPSSYTPTWSSVDQHPPAAEWFQDAKFGIYFHWGVFSVPAFGNEWYPRNMYVGGSSENNHHKAVYGDPSAWPYHNFVNGARDKAGNWVQFAPKLRSAGGNFDPAEWAQLFADAGAKFAGPVAEHHDGFSMWNSAVNEWNSVAKGPRLDLVRLHADAIRARGLKFMVSLHHAYHFTGFYDHVPSQSDASLRKLYGQLGSTAENQLWYDKLAEVVDGYQPDLLWQDFNLPRVDESRRLNFLSYYYNKAVAWNKDVVATYKDGFDNRGEVFDFERGGPGDIQNPYWLTDDSISSSSWCYTSGIGYYSMKAMLHSLIDRVSKNGTMLLNIAPMADGTIPSGQRTILLGIGDYLARFGESIYATRAWSAYGEGPTQMGGGSFTTPREGTNRDIRFTRSKDNTVLYATVLGWPGSTLDIGTLGSGRIDLGSLRTVQLLGTTAGSYTDLPDRTQDGSGLHIRLPSAPFNAPAYVVKLTFAGQIPAPGSGPLPTSWARIANVTTGLVLDSGGNVAAGSVLKQWSYDGSANLHWQLVDLGTGYHRIVNRTNGMVADSGGRTGNGVNAVQAAWTGSDNQQWRLAGLGNGRCQIVNRGTGTALDGAGTTTAGSPVVLWAPNSSTNNQWTVTAV; translated from the coding sequence ATGCCCGAGTTCAGCCGTCGCACGATGCTGGGTCTGATCACGGTGAGCGGCGCGGCGACGGCCGGCCTCCTGCGCGGCGGCGCCGCGTGGGCCACCGCCGGGCCGAGCAGCTACACGCCCACGTGGTCGTCGGTCGACCAGCACCCGCCCGCGGCGGAATGGTTCCAGGACGCCAAGTTCGGCATCTACTTCCACTGGGGTGTCTTCAGCGTCCCGGCGTTCGGCAACGAGTGGTACCCCCGCAACATGTACGTCGGGGGCTCCTCGGAGAACAACCACCACAAGGCCGTGTACGGCGATCCCTCGGCGTGGCCGTACCACAACTTCGTCAACGGGGCCCGGGACAAAGCGGGCAACTGGGTGCAGTTCGCACCGAAGCTCAGATCCGCGGGCGGGAACTTCGACCCGGCGGAGTGGGCGCAGCTGTTCGCCGACGCGGGTGCCAAGTTCGCCGGCCCCGTCGCCGAGCACCATGACGGCTTCTCGATGTGGAACAGCGCCGTCAACGAGTGGAACTCGGTCGCCAAGGGTCCCCGGCTGGACCTGGTGCGGCTGCACGCCGACGCGATCCGCGCCCGCGGGCTGAAGTTCATGGTGTCGCTGCACCACGCCTACCACTTCACCGGCTTCTACGACCACGTGCCTTCGCAGTCGGACGCCAGTCTGCGCAAGCTGTACGGCCAGCTGGGTTCGACGGCGGAGAACCAGCTCTGGTACGACAAGCTGGCCGAAGTCGTCGACGGCTACCAGCCGGACCTGCTCTGGCAGGACTTCAACCTGCCCCGGGTCGACGAGTCACGGCGGCTGAACTTCCTTTCGTACTACTACAACAAGGCCGTCGCGTGGAACAAGGACGTCGTCGCGACCTACAAAGACGGCTTCGACAACCGTGGTGAGGTGTTCGACTTCGAGCGCGGCGGACCGGGGGACATCCAGAACCCGTACTGGCTGACCGACGACAGCATCTCCAGCTCCAGCTGGTGCTACACGAGCGGAATCGGCTACTACTCGATGAAGGCGATGCTGCACTCGCTGATCGACCGCGTCAGCAAGAACGGCACCATGCTGCTGAACATCGCGCCGATGGCCGACGGCACCATCCCCTCGGGACAGCGGACGATCCTGCTCGGCATCGGCGACTACCTCGCCCGCTTCGGGGAATCCATCTACGCGACCCGCGCGTGGTCGGCCTACGGCGAAGGCCCGACGCAGATGGGCGGCGGCTCCTTCACGACGCCGCGCGAGGGCACCAACCGCGACATCCGGTTCACCCGCAGCAAGGACAACACCGTCCTGTACGCCACGGTCCTGGGCTGGCCGGGCAGCACGCTGGACATCGGGACGCTCGGCTCGGGCCGGATCGACCTCGGTTCGCTGCGGACCGTGCAGCTGCTCGGCACCACCGCCGGGTCCTACACCGACCTGCCCGACCGCACCCAGGACGGCTCCGGGCTGCACATCCGGCTGCCGTCGGCGCCGTTCAACGCCCCGGCGTACGTGGTGAAGCTGACCTTCGCCGGCCAGATCCCGGCGCCGGGGTCCGGTCCGCTCCCCACGAGCTGGGCCCGGATCGCGAACGTCACGACCGGTCTCGTGCTCGACAGCGGCGGGAACGTCGCGGCCGGATCGGTGCTCAAGCAGTGGTCCTACGACGGTTCGGCCAACCTGCACTGGCAGCTGGTGGACCTGGGCACCGGGTACCACCGGATCGTCAACCGCACCAACGGCATGGTCGCCGACAGCGGCGGCCGGACGGGCAACGGCGTCAACGCGGTGCAGGCGGCCTGGACCGGGAGCGACAACCAGCAGTGGCGGCTGGCCGGGCTCGGGAACGGCCGCTGCCAGATCGTCAACCGGGGCACCGGCACCGCGCTCGACGGCGCGGGCACCACCACGGCCGGCTCCCCGGTGGTCCTGTGGGCGCCGAACAGCAGCACCAACAACCAGTGGACCGTCACGGCCGTCTGA